In one window of Henckelia pumila isolate YLH828 chromosome 1, ASM3356847v2, whole genome shotgun sequence DNA:
- the LOC140874923 gene encoding organic cation/carnitine transporter 3-like, whose translation MADENPPPTEAAASPDIPRNPQYLTLDDTIEHCIGELGWSQLLQAILISFAWFFDAQQAFISVFTDAQPKWSCKHSSDSCNNNANVCKLPRNSWEWDLPAFTSTVSEWSLECANPIIIGLPASSFFTGCLVGGFALATLADSTLGRKNMLVFSSLVMSLSGVLAAVSTNVWMYVAFRFVCGFGRASIGTCALVLSTELVGKNWRGNAGIMGFVCFGLGFLSLPAEAYLLRGYSWRLIYLCTCVPSLFYSVLVYFAAQESPRWLFIKGRKEEFVQALRSIAESKKRSRLTESFFHETVNWEEEVQERDIYSAMKMLLNKGWAVRRVAAVMAAGLGIGMIFYGMPLGLGNLSFNLYLGVMLNALSEFPSSFLTFFLIGKLNRKSSIVGLTLLSGICSVACVLVKWKKIKMGLEAVSFFSASTGMNVLLIYALELFPTCVRNSAVSMVRQAVVLSGVLSPVLVAAGKHNGLISYGVFGVTIVLCGLIVIWLPETKGRTFCDTMDEEEKREE comes from the coding sequence ATGGCTGATGAAAATCCACCACCGACAGAGGCGGCAGCCTCGCCGGATATCCCCAGAAACCCGCAATATCTCACCTTAGACGACACAATCGAACACTGCATCGGCGAATTGGGGTGGAGTCAACTCCTCCAGGCAATTCTTATATCCTTTGCATGGTTTTTCGACGCACAGCAGGCTTTCATCAGTGTTTTCACAGATGCACAGCCCAAATGGAGCTGCAAACATTCTTCCGATTCGTGCAACAACAACGCTAATGTTTGTAAGCTTCCGAGGAATTCCTGGGAATGGGACCTTCCTGCGTTTACATCCACCGTTTCTGAATGGTCTCTCGAGTGCGCAAATCCTATAATTATTGGTCTTCCGGCCTCGTCCTTCTTCACGGGGTGTTTGGTAGGTGGATTCGCACTTGCGACGCTTGCAGATTCGACTCTGGGTCGGAAGAATATGTTGGTTTTCTCGTCTTTGGTCATGTCTTTAAGCGGGGTGCTCGCAGCTGTTTCAACTAACGTTTGGATGTACGTGGCATTTAGATTTGTGTGTGGGTTCGGAAGAGCCAGTATTGGAACATGTGCGCTTGTTCTTTCGACGGAATTGGTTGGGAAGAATTGGAGAGGAAACGCTGGAATAATGGGATTCGTTTGCTTTGGTCTTGGGTTTTTGTCTCTTCCAGCAGAGGCATATTTGTTGAGAGGATATTCATGGAGATTAATCTATCTCTGCACCTGCGTTCCATCACTTTTCTACTCTGTTCTTGTGTATTTTGCAGCTCAAGAATCTCCCAGATGGCTTTTCATCAAGGGAAGAAAGGAAGAATTTGTTCAAGCTCTGAGAAGCATTGCCGAATCCAAAAAACGTAGCCGATTAACAGAAAGCTTCTTTCACGAAACCGTCAACTGGGAAGAGGAAGTGCAAGAAAGAGACATTTACTCAGCCATGAAAATGTTGCTGAACAAAGGGTGGGCGGTGCGGCGGGTTGCGGCGGTGATGGCTGCGGGATTGGGCATAGGAATGATATTCTACGGGATGCCATTAGGCCTCGGTAACTTGTCATTTAACCTGTACTTGGGCGTAATGCTGAACGCTTTATCGGAATTTCCTTCCTCATTCTTAACTTTCTTCCTCATTGGAAAACTGAACAGGAAAAGCTCCATCGTTGGGTTAACTTTACTGAGTGGAATCTGTAGTGTTGCCTGCGTTTTAGTGAAATGGAAAAAGATTAAAATGGGGCTGGAGGCGGTATCATTTTTCAGTGCTTCCACTGGGATGAATGTGTTATTGATTTATGCTTTGGAGTTGTTTCCTACTTGCGTGAGGAACTCGGCCGTGTCGATGGTGCGGCAGGCGGTGGTGCTTAGTGGGGTGCTCAGCCCCGTGCTTGTGGCGGCCGGGAAACACAATGGGTTGATTTCTTATGGAGTGTTTGGTGTGACGATTGTGTTGTGCGGATTAATTGTTATTTGGCTGCCGGAAACTAAGGGACGCACATTTTGCGATACAATGGATGAAGAGGAAAAAAGGGAAGAGTAA